Within the Pseudomonas chlororaphis subsp. aurantiaca genome, the region CGCTGCCGAAGGCTGCGATAAGTTCGAAGGACTTCAGCGATCTTCAGATCCTGCGCCCTCGTTGTGGGCGATCGCAGCCTGCGGCAGCGGCTACAGGGATTGCAGCAGGCTTACAGGCTGAAGTCGCCTTCGGCCACGGTTTCGCTCAATGGGCGACGCGGGCTTGGCTCTTCACGGGCCTGCAGGTATTCGGCGAGGCTCGCCTTGTCACCCAGCTTGCCGACGGCCACCGCGGTATGCAGGGCATAACCTTCTGGAATCTTCAGCTCCTTGCGGGTCAGCTCCTGGTCGAACCCGGCCATGCCGTGGGTGTGCCAGCCGCTGATGCTGGCTTGCAGCGCCAGGTGGCCCCAGGCCGAGCCGGTGTCGAAGGTGTGCCACAGGGCTGGGGTTTCCTCGCTGGCGCCGGGTGCGGTGAAGGTGGTTTTCGAGATCACGATCACCAGCGCCGAGGCGTGCTGCGCCCAGCCACGGTTGAACTCGTTGAGCAAGCCGAGGAAACGTTCCCAGTTCGGCGTGTCGCGGCGCGCATACAGGAAGCGCCACGGC harbors:
- a CDS encoding nitroreductase family protein; the encoded protein is MSANPRVAEYAIHPQFTDRWSPRAFTGEAIPEETLLSFFEAARWAPSAYNSQPWRFLYARRDTPNWERFLGLLNEFNRGWAQHASALVIVISKTTFTAPGASEETPALWHTFDTGSAWGHLALQASISGWHTHGMAGFDQELTRKELKIPEGYALHTAVAVGKLGDKASLAEYLQAREEPSPRRPLSETVAEGDFSL